In Paraburkholderia sp. PGU19, the sequence GAGGATGACGGCGGGGAGCGGTTGCGGTAGAAAGGCGCAGCGCCGAAGAAACCACTGGCGCGACACCGGTAAACCGCCAAGTTCACCCCGGAGTCGCGCCACACAAGTCGCAATGCAAAGCCACGGGGCTTAACAGAGGAGCGCGTGCAGCCGCAGTATTCCACGGCTCGTGCGCCCCTGTCTATCGCATTGTCTTCGGCGTTCTACGGGGATCGCCGATGACCGAAGGCAATGCCGGTGGCATGCTGCCCACGGGCCGTTTCTTCCTGTGCGCCCGCTGCCGCACGCAGGTGTTCATTTGCCGCCGATGTGATCGAGGCCAGATCTATTGCGCCGGCGGCTGTGCGCAAGCAGCCCGGCGCGCCAGCTTGCGCGAAGCGGCTCAACGTTACCAGCGCTCTCGCCGCGGGCGTCTTGCCCATGCGCAGCGCGCCCGTCGCTATCGGGCGCAACGCAATAAAGTGACGCATCACGGTTCACCTGCGACGGCGCCCAGTGCTCTACTGCCAGCGGACTCGATGCACGCCGCTGGCACTCATCGTCGCGTCACAACCTCGGTACCGGCGACGAAGCATTGCCACCTATGCGGCTGTGCCTGTTCGCCGTTCGTGCGCCTTGGCCCGTTGCGCCGTCGAGCTCCTCATTGCATCTACCGATTCCGAGGAGGCTCTGACGGTGACGATTGACGCTGAACTCGAAGCCCATATCCTGCGGCTCTACCACGTCGAGAAGTGGCGCTGCGGCACGATCGCGCAGCAACTGCACGTGCATCGCGGGACTGTCAAACGTGTGCTCGCACAGGCTGGCCTACCGCGCCACGGTCCGGCGCCGCGCTCTTCGATGATCGAGCCGTACCTGCCGTTCATTCGCCAGACGCTCGAGAAGTACCCAACGCTTACCGCCAGCCGCCTGTACGGCATGGTGCGCGAGCGCGGCTATCAAGGTGGCCCCACGCACTTCCGGCATCTGATCTCGCTGCATCGGCCACGCCCGGCTGCCGAAGCGTATCTGCGGTTGCGCACCTTGCCCGGCGAACAGATGCAATGCGACTGGGGGCACTTCGGCCACCTGCAAATTGGCCGCGCGCGCCGGCCCTTGATGGCCTTCGTGATGGTGCTCTCGTACTCGCGCGACCTGTATCTGCGCTTCTTCCTCGACGCGCGCATGGAGAACTTCCTGCGCGGTCATATCGGCGCCTTCACCCGCTGGGGCGGGCTCGGCAGGGTCATCCTCTACGATAACCTCAAGAGCGCCGTGCTCGAACGCCAGGGGGACGCCATTCGTTTCCACCCGACGCTGCTCGCCTTCGCCGCGCACTATCGCTTCGAACCGAGACCGGTGGCGATTGCGCGCGGCAACGAGAAGGGCCGCGTCGAGCGTGCAATTCGTCATGTCCGCGACGCGTTCTTCGCGGCCAGGCAGTTCACCGATCTGGACGATCTGAATGCGCAAGCCGAGCACTGGTGCCGCACGCAGGCAGCCGATCGCCCGTGCCCGGAGGATCGAGCGATCAGTGTGCGCCAGGCGTTTGCCCAGGAGCAGCCGATGCTGCTTGCGCTACCGCAGAACCCGTATCCTGTTGAGGAAACGCTCGCCGTCAAGGTCGGGAAGACGCCCTATGTACGCTTCGATCTAAACGACTACTCGATCCCGCACACGCACGTGCGGCGCACGCTCACGGTACGCGCCGATCTCGAGCAGGTACGCGTGCTGGACGGTGCCGATGTCATTGCGCGTCACGATCGCAGCTACGACCGCGGCGCGCAAATCGAAGAGCCGGTTCACATCGAGACACTCGTCGGCGTCAAACGCGAGGCTCGCCATCATCGTGGCATGGATCGCCTGGCCAGGGCCGCCCCCGCCAGTCAGGATCTGCTGCGCCGCGCGGCCGAACGCGGTGCGAACCTGGGCACCATCACGGCAGCGCTGCTGCGCATGCTCGATCGCTACGGCGCCGCGCAATTGCAGGCCGCGATCGGCGATGCGCTCGAAAGCGGTGTGCCCCACCCGAATGCCGTGCGCCTGGCGCTGGAGCGCCGTCGCGAAGCGCGTCAATTACCCCCGCCGCTGGCCGTGTGCCTACCGCCGCACGTGCGCCAGAAGGACGCGCCGGTTCAACCCCACCGGCTCGATACCTACGATCAACTTGCTGGAGGTCCCGATGAGCTCGCTTGAATCATTACGTATGCGTGCGCAGGAATTACGTTTGCACGGGCTGCTTGCCCACTGGCCCGAGGTTGCGCATGAACCGTGGGTCGCGCCGCTGGTGCAGTGGGAGGAAGACGAACGGGCGCGCCGATCACTCGAGCGGCGCATCAAGGATGCGCATCTGGGTGGCTTCAAGGCGTTGTGCGACTTCGACTGGAGTTGGCCGTCGCGGTGTGATCGCGGCGCCATCGAAGATCTGATGACACTCGGGTTCCTGAAGGACGCCGCGAACGTCGTGCTCATCGGCCCAAACGGCGTGGGCAAGTCGACACTGGCGAAGAACGTCGCGCATCAGGCACTCGTGCATGGACACACGGTGCTGTTCACCACCGCCGGCAATATGCTGGGCGAACTCGCTGCGCTCGATAGCGATTCAACGCTGCGCCGGCGCCTGCATCGCTATGCTGCGCCCGACGTCCTTGTAATCGACGAGGTCGGCTACCTCTCGTACTCGAATCGCCACGCCGATCTGCTGTTCGAGCTGATCAGCCGGAGATACCAGAACAACAGCACCATCGTTACATCGAATCGACCGTTTGCCGAATGGCACGAGGTGTTCCCGAACGCCGCCTGTGTCGTGTCGCTCGTCGATCGCCTCGTGCATCACGCCGAGGTCATCCCGATCGAAGGCGAATCGTATCGCTTGAAGGAAGCGCGTGAACGGGCCGAAAAACGCGCCCGCCAGCGCAGTCCCGGTAAATCCGCCAAAGGAGGCGAGTCCTCATGAAAGCCCCGCCGCTGCCTTCCGGCCGCACCCGCGGCTTAAGCTTCATCGTCCCCGCGGACTGGACGCCCGAACAGGCGCTCGCCGTGTTTGAACTGCTCGACGACCTGCGTGAAGTGATCTGCGCACGCTATCTGTCCGACATGCAGCAGGTCCTGCGCCAAGATCGCCGGCAACGCGAGCCGCCGTTCAACGAGCACGACCCGCCGTTCTGATCAACGCTGCGCATACAACGAAAGGGGCCCGCGCGGCCCCTTTGTACTTGAGTGAACCGCTCAGCCTTGCGCCGTCGTTTAGCGTCGCTTTTACACCGGCGCTAACACCACCCATGCGAGCTTCCAGCAAAGATTGGCCGCGTCGCGAAGTCCAGCGACCAGCCCCTGCCCGACGAATGGAGGCGTGATGTGGGCCGCGTCGCCCGCGAGGAACACCCGGCCCTTGCTGAACGCATCGACGGTGCGCGCA encodes:
- the istB gene encoding IS21-like element helper ATPase IstB, which encodes MSSLESLRMRAQELRLHGLLAHWPEVAHEPWVAPLVQWEEDERARRSLERRIKDAHLGGFKALCDFDWSWPSRCDRGAIEDLMTLGFLKDAANVVLIGPNGVGKSTLAKNVAHQALVHGHTVLFTTAGNMLGELAALDSDSTLRRRLHRYAAPDVLVIDEVGYLSYSNRHADLLFELISRRYQNNSTIVTSNRPFAEWHEVFPNAACVVSLVDRLVHHAEVIPIEGESYRLKEARERAEKRARQRSPGKSAKGGESS
- the istA gene encoding IS21 family transposase, which gives rise to MTIDAELEAHILRLYHVEKWRCGTIAQQLHVHRGTVKRVLAQAGLPRHGPAPRSSMIEPYLPFIRQTLEKYPTLTASRLYGMVRERGYQGGPTHFRHLISLHRPRPAAEAYLRLRTLPGEQMQCDWGHFGHLQIGRARRPLMAFVMVLSYSRDLYLRFFLDARMENFLRGHIGAFTRWGGLGRVILYDNLKSAVLERQGDAIRFHPTLLAFAAHYRFEPRPVAIARGNEKGRVERAIRHVRDAFFAARQFTDLDDLNAQAEHWCRTQAADRPCPEDRAISVRQAFAQEQPMLLALPQNPYPVEETLAVKVGKTPYVRFDLNDYSIPHTHVRRTLTVRADLEQVRVLDGADVIARHDRSYDRGAQIEEPVHIETLVGVKREARHHRGMDRLARAAPASQDLLRRAAERGANLGTITAALLRMLDRYGAAQLQAAIGDALESGVPHPNAVRLALERRREARQLPPPLAVCLPPHVRQKDAPVQPHRLDTYDQLAGGPDELA